TTTTCACGGTGAGTAATAATTGAGAAAGCATCAACTTTATCCCCATTAAGCATAATGTCAACTTTAACTAAATCAGACTCACGATATCCGATTCACTCATATTCAAATGATGCATATCCTTTAGTAGTTGATTTTAATCTATCAAAGAAGTCAAAAATAGTTTCAGCAAGCGGAAGTTCATAAACAACTTTTGAACGTCTAGAATCCACTACATCAAGTGACTTATAAATTCCACGTTTATTTTGACAAAGTTCCATAACATTTCCGATATATTCATTTGGAACAAAAATGCTTGCTTCCACAAATGGTTCTTCTATTTTTTCAATGAATGTTCTATCTGGGAATAATGTTGGGTTTGAGATTAATTCAACTTCCCCTTTTGTAGTTGTAACTTTATATTCAACCGATGGAGATGTTGCGATAATACCTACTTTATACTCACGATCTAAACGTTCTTGTAAGATTTCCATATGTAACATTCCAAGGAAACCGACTCTAAATCCAAATCCAAGTGCTTTTGAAGTTTCTTGTTCTCAAGTAATTGAGGAGTCTGAAAGTGAAATTTTTTCAAGCGATTCTTTTAAATCCATGTAATCACGTGTATCAATTGGATAAAATCCCGTAAACACTACTGGTTTCATTTTTTTGTAGCCAGGAAGCGCTTTATCAGTTGGATTTTCAGCAAGTGTAATTGTATCCCCAACATGCACTTCTTTTGCATCTCTAATAGCCGCTGATACTCACCCAACTTCACCAGCCACTAATTCATCTTTTTTGGTTTCATAAGGATTTCTTACCCCTAAATCAATAACATGGTAAGCTTGCTCTTCATTCATACGAGACATAAATTTGAATTTATCTCCAGTTCTTAATTTACCTTCAAAAATTCTAATTAACATTACAACACCACGATATGGATCGAAGTAACTATCAAATATTAAAGCTTTAAGTGGTTTGTTATCATCAGCATTTTTAGGTGCAGGAATATATTTAATAATAGCATCCATTAATTCAGGAACTCCTTGTCCTGTTTTAGCTGATACTAAAATTGCATTATCTGTTGGTATTCCAATAACATTTTCTATTTCTTCTTTAACTTCTTCAACATTAGCACTTGGTAGATCAATTTTATTAATAACAGGTAGTATTGCTAAATCATTTTCCAAAGCTAAATACACGTTAGCAAGTGTTTGAGCTTCGATTCCTTGTGTAGCATCAACAAGCAATAAAGCACCTTCAGAAGCCGCTAAAGAACGTGATACTTCATAGTTAAAATCAACATGTCCTGGTGTATCAATTAAATGGAAAATATAGTCCTTATATTTAATTTGAACTGCATTTAATTTAATTGTAATCCCTCTTTCTTGTTCAAGTTCCATTGAGTCAAGAAATTGTGCTTTTAAATCCCTGTTTGCAACTGTTTCAGTGTACTCTAAAATACGGTCAGCAAGTGTGCTTTTACCGTGATCGATGTGAGCTATAATTGAGAAGTTTCTTATCTTATCTTTATTCATGTTATATATTTTAATATATTTTTAAATATATTTAAAAAATAGTGTTATAATATATCCAGTGCTTGAGAAATCAAGAATGAGATATCTATAAGGTATCGCTGCTTGCGTTAAATATACACGCCTTTCTTAAGATAATTAGCTCACTAAGGTGAGCTTTTCTTTTTGCATTTTTTTCTATGTAATTTTTTATATTAAATTTCCAATAAGGCTACGTGCAAGGCTTAAATAGTTTAATAACTATAACAAATCGGAAACAAAAAGCAGCTGTTAGCTGCTAATGTATTATTTTCTTTTCATTGTTGGGAATAATAAAACATCTCTAATTGAATCTTTTTCAGCAAGAAGCATTGTTAAACGGTCAATACCAATTCCACATCCACCTGTAGGAGGCATTCCGTATTCAAGTGCTTCTACGAAATCTCAGTCAATATCACTTGCTTCATCATTTCCATTGTTCTTTTCTTCTAATTGTTCTTGGAAACGTTGTAATTGATCAATTGGGTCTGAAAGCTCTGTATACATGTTTGCATATTCTTTAGTATTAATGAATAACTCTGCACGTTCTGTAAATCTTGGATCACTTCCTTTTGCTGTAAGTGGAGATATTTCAATTGGGTGTCCATATACAAATGTTGGTTGAATTAATGTTTTTTCGATTAATTCTTCGAATAATTCATTAATAATGTGTCCTAATTGATGGAATTTTTGTACTTTAATTCCATATTTGTTTGCAACTTCTTTAGCTTGCTCAAAGCTAATTTCTTTAAAGTTAACTCCTGTTGCTTCAGAAACTGCATCCACCATATCAATTCTATTAAATGGTTTAGTTAAATCGATTTCAACACCTTTGTTAATTACAGTTTGTTTTCCTAATTTTTCAGCAAGTCTTCTAAATAAAGCTTCTGTATGTTGCATCATACCTTCAAGGTTTGAATATGCTTCATAAAATTCAATTGAAGTAAATTCAGGGTTGTGAGTTGTATCAATTCCTTCATTTCTGAAAATACGACCTATTTCATAAACTCTATCAACTCCACCTACTAATAATTTTTTAAGTGGAATTTCTGTAGCAATTCTAAGCACAAATTCTTGATCTAAAGCATTATGGTGAGTTGTAAAAGGTCTAGCTGAAGCCCCTGATAAGTAATCATGTAAGAATGGTGTTTCTACTTCCATGTAACCTTTTTCATCAAAGTATCTTCTGATTTCGCTAATAATTTTAGTTCTTGTTCAGAATGTTTGCATTGATTCATCATTAACTATTAAATCAACATATCTGTGACGGTATTTTTCTTCAACATCAGCAAGTCCATGGTATTTATCAGGTAATGGTTTAAGTGATTTAGTAAGTAATTTAATGTTTTGAGCTTTAACAGTAATTGCACCTGTGTGTGTTTTCATAACTGTTCCTTCAACATAAATAATGTCTCCTAAATCAAATGTTGAAACTAATTTAGCTAATTCTTCTGAGTGTTCTTTTTTGTTAAAGTAAACTTGAATTCTTCCGTGGTAATCTTTAACTAAAATAAAAGGACCTCTCATTGTAAGAATTCTACCTGTAATGTTAACTGGAATAGCTTTTTCATCTAATTCTTCTTTTGAATATTTTTCATAAGCAGCTAAAATGTTGTCTGAATATGTTAATTCTTTTAAGTTGTCAGCTTTTGCAAAAGCTTCAATATTATTTTCTTTGTAAAAATCTAATTTATTACGTCTAATTTGTTCTTGTTCAGTATATTTTTCCATAAAAATATCTCCTAAATAAAATGATATTTAAAGTATATATTAATTGTTTATAATTATATTAAATTATTTAATTTAATATAAGGAGAAAAATATGAAAGTTAAAAGCACTAGAAGTTGGTTAGTTAACTTATTACTTTCAATCTTTTTAGGTGAATTCGGTATCGACCGTTTATATGGTGGTCGTGTTGGATTATTCCTTTTAAAATTACTCACAGCTGGTGGTTGTGCGGTATGATGAATTATTGATATCATCCTTGCAGTAATGGGACTACAAAAAGACAATCAAGGACTATATATAAGACCTTAAAGTATAAAACATCCACAGCTAAGCCGTGGTTTTTGTTTGCTTTGTTTTGCTTAAAATCAAAATCATACCTATATAAAATATAAATTCATATGCAAGAATAATTACCATTCAAATAGTGAAGCAAATTATTGAACCTAAGGTTGAGTATATGTTACTCATTGAAACAAACACAATAGTTAAAATAATAGCAGTTAGATTTAAAGCAAACATTCCATAAGTAACATAAGTATCTGATTTTTTAAATTTAAATTTCAATTGTTTCATGAAACATATTGGTAATAAACAATGTAAAAATTTATTTTTATTAGTTGCAAATATAAAAATTGTAAATATGTAATTAATCAACAATATAGTAATTATTAAAATGTAATCTCTTAAAAAATATAATGGATCTAGATGTGGTTGTTTTGCTAATGGTACACCAATATGCATACCGTATGTTAATGTGTTTTCCTTTACAAAAACCCCTAAAAACAAGGGTAAAATAACAACTAAATTTATAATTAGCAGCACTAATGATGTAATTGAAAAATAGCTTAATATTTTCTTCATTCTAACCTCGATTTCTATATCTTAATTGTACACTTTTAAATTCTTTGTAAAGCATAATAAAAGCCAGCTTGCGCTAGCTTTCATATTATTCTGCTCAATTCAAATCTTTAGGATGAATTGTTTCTTTATTTGCTTTTATCTTAGAAATTCTTCCTTTTTTAACATGGAAAATTCTATCAGCAATTGGTTCAACAAGTGGGTTGTGGGTAACCATAACAATTGTTGTTCCATATTTCTTGTTAATTTCATATAAGTAAGAAAGAACAATTTCTGTAGTCGCTTCATCAAGCGCTCCAGTAGGTTCGTCAGCAAAAATGATTTCAGCATTTTTAGCTAAAGCACGTAGAATAGAAATACGTTGTTGTTGACCTCCAGACATTTGAGAAGGGAATTTGTTTTTGATATCTACAATATCAAATTCTTCAAATAGCTTATCTATATCAAGTTGTTTTTCTTTATCTTTTTGTAATCAGGCACCTGTTTCAACATTATCATAACCATTAAGGTTTTGAAGCAAGTTGTAGTTTTGGAAGATAAAGCTTACGTGTTGTCTTCTGAATAAAGTTAATTGATTATCAGACATATAAGGTAAGTTATTATCACAAACTATAACATCACCTCTTGAAGGTCTATCAAGCCCTGAAATAAGGTTTAAAAGTGTTGATTTACCCCCACCTGATTTACCAAAGATCATAACAAATTCACCTTTTTTAATATCTAGTGAAATATTTTTTAAAACTCTAGTTACAGTGTTTCCTGATAGGTAGTATTTTGAAACATCTTTAACTTCAATAATACTTCCTTCACTATTTTTAAGTTCTTTATGATCATCAGCTGGACGTTTTCTGTTTGCTGCTTTTCTAAGTTTTTTAGCTATAGATCTATCAACAGTAATTTTATTAGCACCACCATCTGAGTCTAATACTTCAAAAACATTTTTAACTGTTATTTTAGTATCGGCTGTTTTTTTAGTTAAAACAACTTCTTCTTCAATATGAGTTTCTAATGTATTTTCTTGAGTATGTTCAGCAGTGTTTAATTGAGAATTGTCTTTTTCTTGATTTTCTAAATTCATTATTTTCCTTTCAATAAATCAATAGCTTTGATTTTATTAAGTACGATTCATGCAAATGAAGCTGTTGCGATAAATACAAATAAGATAACTCCAATTGTTAAGAATGCATTTGCAGCTGTAATTGCAAGTGGTATAGCAATTTGTGCCGCTGTTGTTAAGAATGAACTAAAGATTGAGATTAATCCAAATGCAATAGGGAGCGAGATCAGGATTGAGATAATAACAAACGGAATATAGATTGAGAAGAATATTCTAATCTTTTCTTTTCCAGTATATCCAAGCACAGCTCAAATAGCGATATTTTTCTCGTTTTCATTAATTAAAATTGTTGAGATGATTACTAATATTACTATAGAAACAATGAATGTTAAAATGGTAATTAATGTAACCACAATTTGTACCGTTTTAGCTATTGTCATAGTGTAGTTAACTTCAATATCTTTTGAATCTAGACTAGCTGCTGAAGGTACATATAATTTGTTTTCAAATATCTTAGCAAATCTTTCAATGTTGCTTTGTGCATTAGCACGTGCTATTTGGTAGTTTTCTTGAATTGCATTAACATCATCACTACCTGAATAATTTGAGTTTAAGAATTTAGCAATTTCTTGATCACTATATCCAATATTTCTCATTGCACCATTAGGCATATCTGGGTTAATTACTTTAGAACCAAATATTCCGTCAAATAATTCACCCATAGCTTTTTCAGTCAATTTAGCAGTATCAAATGTATCAATACTTGCTCAATATCCACTAATTGAGTAAAGTGAAGCATTGTTTAAGATTTGCATTGGAAGTGGGTTATTTGAAAGCACTCCGTTAAATGGTGTTCCATTATTATATGCAGGATTAAATTTCATTGTGTTTAATCCAAGAATCTTATTAGCAAATTGATGTGGAATGATAAATTCATTATTAATGTATGAAGGGTTAACTCCTGCAACTTTAAGCACATATTTATTAGCTTGTAAGTTTGAAGTAGCAGGTATTCCAACTTCATTGTTTAATTCTTTTTGATATCTATCCACAGTGTTATTAGGCATTATTTCAATTGTTTTTCCAATACCTAAATCATATGTTTGAGCAACAACTTCATTAATAATTAATGGAATTGTCTTAGCATTAGGGTTTTGATTGTATTCATCATTGATTTGTTTTAATAAATCAACCCCATTAGTAGAAATAATTTTAACTTGTTTTGATGCAGGATTATATCCATACATTTTTGCATTAATTGGTGTAGTTTTATGTTTTCCTTTAATAGCAGTAATATTTGAATCAACATATGTATATACTTCATCAAATTGTTCATTAAGGTATAAACCGCCAAATCCAATAAAGAAGTCATTAATTGTTTTAGCTTTAGGATCTTTAGCAAGTAATTCATTGTTATTTTTAGCTATTTTATCATAACCTTTAACAAGGAATTCTCTATAAGCATCTCTATAGTTACCTGTATTAATTACTTTAGCTGAATACCCCATTGCTAGTGGTTCAAATTCCATGTAATAGAATTTACCATTCATTACATTATCAGCATCTGGGAAGTATTGGAAGAATCCTTTTTTATCAACATCAGCTAATGCTGTTGCTTGTTGATCAATTTCTCCATTTTTATATTTAACTACTTCTTGAGTTTGTTCAAGTGCTTTACCAACTTCATTACGTACTTTTAAGATTCTAGCTTTTTGAGAATCAGGAAGTGAGTTATACACTGAATTTCATGGGTCAACTCCAACTACTGAATCAATAAGCACGTTAACTGAGAATTGAGAAATAATGTGTCCGTCAAATTCATTTGGTTGACCATTTTTACCATCTTTATTAACAGCTGCTGAATATCCAGGTTTAAAGTATGCGGCTTGGAATTGGTCTAATTCAGAAAGACCTCCAATTGGTACATATAAGTTGTTATTGATATTAGTTGGATTATATGGATTAATTGGTCCACCTTCAAGTGTAGGTGAATATAAATCAAATCTATAATTGTATGTTCTATTTTGATATGTTTTATTAATTGATTCTTCAAACACACCAAATGTAGCAAATCCAAATAAAGTTGTAAGTGATGTAAGAATAATACTAATTCCAAATGATGAAAGTTTTCAGAATGAGTTAAAGATTAATGATGCTGAGAACTTAGTTTTAACATTTGATTTCTTAAATCCATTAGCATATTTCTTATACACTTCACCTGTAGCAACTTCTACAATTCCACTCATTAAGTCAATTGATTTAAATCTAAGTGAACGAAGTGAAACAATTATGATAAGCACACACATTGCAAGTAATGGTACAACTATATTAATTAATAACGATACTCAAGAGAAGGTTAAGGTTTCTATTGGTACAGTTCAATAATTTTCAAGTATTCTAAGCCCTACTCCTTGAAGTAAGAATCCTGTGATATATCCAAGTAAATCTCCAATAAAGATTGTGAAGAATGCAAACACAGTCATAGAAGCTGCGATTTCAAGTGGTGTGTACCCTTGAGCAACTAAAATACCAATAACTTTATTTTTGTTTGAAATATAACGTTTAATAATGAAAATAATTGAGATTGTTACTAATGCAACAAGGATTGAAAGAAGGATTTTTGAAGCATAGTCAACAGATTTAACTATACCTTTCATTGCTGTAACACGAATACTTCTTTCAGGGTTAAGCATATCAAGCTCATCATCTAAGAATACTCTTTGGAAGTCATCAGCATTCTTAGTTTCTTCTTTAAGAATTACATCTAATTTTTCTTTTAAAGCTTCATTACTTAAGTTTGTTGGGTTTTTAATAAGTAAGTACTCTTTAACTAAGTTTCCTCTATAAGCTTGTTTAATTCTATCGAACCCTTGTGAGTTAACATAAACGATTGCTTGTGAAGAAGGGTTAAGTTGCAAGTTAGCTTCATCAAGTACTGGATAAATGTTATCGTATGTTAAATCATCCCCAATAATGATATATTCTGAACCATTAACATTGATTTTGAACTCTTCAGGGAGAAGTGATAGAAGTGAAACCATTTTATATGGGTCAGTTGGTAATTTACCATTATAAATCTTCTTGTGATTACGTGATAATCATGCGTAGTTTGCTTTGGCTACATAAGAACCGATTTGGTCAAATCTTAAGATATTATTCATCTTATTAAGGCCAGTAATTGTGTTGATAGCTTTTAATAAATCATCAATTAAGTTAACATTAAACATTTCATATGTTTTGTTATCTGTAGCATTTTTACTTTTATCTAATCAATAGTAAAGTTGATCATTATCGATAGCAAGTGAAACTTTAGCTTCTTTTTCGATAACTGGATAAAGAACACTTGGTTGTACTAAGCTAGCGATTAAATCATAAACAGCTTGACTATTTTCTTTTAATAATTCTTCAAAGTTAGTTAATTTATTCAAAATTAAGTAACTTAAGTTTGCATTATTAGTTGCTTGATTTCCTAATGTATTAGTATCTGTTAAATATCAAACAACTCATTCTGGATGGTTTTTAATCATTACAGTTGAAAATACGAAGTTAGGGATACCAAATAGTAATAATGATGGTTGTGCATAGCTTTTCTTAAAGATATCATTAATTACTGCATAATGACTAATTAAAGCAGGATTTACAAATGAATAATTAATTAATGTATAAATTGCATTTGAATCTGCGTTATCAAATTTAAATGTTGTAAAATGCCTATCACCCTCCGAAATTTCAGGAGCATTAAATGTAGATGAATTTGTAACCTTGTTATATAAGTGTGATGAACCAATATAAGCAAAGCTTTGTGTAATATTAAATTCATTGTGTTTAATAAATGATTTGAAATCAGGGAATTTATTAACTAATTGTTTTAAGATTGGGTTTGTATAATTTCCATCTTTATCTGTTTCAAAGAAATTCTTCTTCATTGCTATTATGTTAGCCATAGATCTTGTGATACCAAATTTAGTTGTTTGATATTCAGTAATATTATCTGCTGAAGGTTGGAATAATTCAAATGAATTAAAACTATCAAGCACTTCTTTTTGGTTAGCAATATTTAGCAATTCATTAGCAAAGGCTTTTTTAAGGTTAACATCCATTTTTAATTCTGGATCAAAAATACTAAATCAAAATTGGTAAAGTGGATATCCTTCACTTAAGTAAGAATATGAATCAATCTTACTTGATGACTTAGAAATAAATGTTGAAAGTATATTTTTGATTAAATCAAATGTTAAATTACTATCAACAGCATTTACATTAGCATATCATG
The DNA window shown above is from Mycoplasma seminis and carries:
- the lepA gene encoding translation elongation factor 4, coding for MNKDKIRNFSIIAHIDHGKSTLADRILEYTETVANRDLKAQFLDSMELEQERGITIKLNAVQIKYKDYIFHLIDTPGHVDFNYEVSRSLAASEGALLLVDATQGIEAQTLANVYLALENDLAILPVINKIDLPSANVEEVKEEIENVIGIPTDNAILVSAKTGQGVPELMDAIIKYIPAPKNADDNKPLKALIFDSYFDPYRGVVMLIRIFEGKLRTGDKFKFMSRMNEEQAYHVIDLGVRNPYETKKDELVAGEVGWVSAAIRDAKEVHVGDTITLAENPTDKALPGYKKMKPVVFTGFYPIDTRDYMDLKESLEKISLSDSSITWEQETSKALGFGFRVGFLGMLHMEILQERLDREYKVGIIATSPSVEYKVTTTKGEVELISNPTLFPDRTFIEKIEEPFVEASIFVPNEYIGNVMELCQNKRGIYKSLDVVDSRRSKVVYELPLAETIFDFFDRLKSTTKGYASFEYEWIGYRESDLVKVDIMLNGDKVDAFSIITHREKAYEAARELCVKLKDAIPRQNFEVPVQATIGGKIIARETIKAYRKDVTAKLYGGDVTRRQKLLKKQKEGKKRMKKLGSIEVPQEAFLSVLKTNIDPKK
- the lysS gene encoding lysine--tRNA ligase; its protein translation is MEKYTEQEQIRRNKLDFYKENNIEAFAKADNLKELTYSDNILAAYEKYSKEELDEKAIPVNITGRILTMRGPFILVKDYHGRIQVYFNKKEHSEELAKLVSTFDLGDIIYVEGTVMKTHTGAITVKAQNIKLLTKSLKPLPDKYHGLADVEEKYRHRYVDLIVNDESMQTFWTRTKIISEIRRYFDEKGYMEVETPFLHDYLSGASARPFTTHHNALDQEFVLRIATEIPLKKLLVGGVDRVYEIGRIFRNEGIDTTHNPEFTSIEFYEAYSNLEGMMQHTEALFRRLAEKLGKQTVINKGVEIDLTKPFNRIDMVDAVSEATGVNFKEISFEQAKEVANKYGIKVQKFHQLGHIINELFEELIEKTLIQPTFVYGHPIEISPLTAKGSDPRFTERAELFINTKEYANMYTELSDPIDQLQRFQEQLEEKNNGNDEASDIDWDFVEALEYGMPPTGGCGIGIDRLTMLLAEKDSIRDVLLFPTMKRK
- a CDS encoding TM2 domain-containing protein encodes the protein MKVKSTRSWLVNLLLSIFLGEFGIDRLYGGRVGLFLLKLLTAGGCAVWWIIDIILAVMGLQKDNQGLYIRP
- a CDS encoding ABC transporter ATP-binding protein; the encoded protein is MNLENQEKDNSQLNTAEHTQENTLETHIEEEVVLTKKTADTKITVKNVFEVLDSDGGANKITVDRSIAKKLRKAANRKRPADDHKELKNSEGSIIEVKDVSKYYLSGNTVTRVLKNISLDIKKGEFVMIFGKSGGGKSTLLNLISGLDRPSRGDVIVCDNNLPYMSDNQLTLFRRQHVSFIFQNYNLLQNLNGYDNVETGAWLQKDKEKQLDIDKLFEEFDIVDIKNKFPSQMSGGQQQRISILRALAKNAEIIFADEPTGALDEATTEIVLSYLYEINKKYGTTIVMVTHNPLVEPIADRIFHVKKGRISKIKANKETIHPKDLNWAE
- a CDS encoding FtsX-like permease family protein, with translation MKNLFKEVWKSLFKNKATVAGLTILVFLTAGIFTLLHDTARSMKLQYNQIKNESKAHDLTIDLNLSTNAKAYNDGYLINGLAQEEALPDAYNKPLRYIASDYNKFSNIINLKNIDEDFISLSNFVDDPQYLDKYIKKTDFIKMYNQFKSENEATSSIKFDYTQAKKYFTLNSNYVMDLYAKSVQDGHDIYSIASRDVELTPDTELHFDKEYKLSDIAYLSTYNNKIILSQLSVMFINAKTKEVTFDLLKGQTWKKTGPVILVNPEDLAPKLGFTSYNGSSIIFEMQQNPNSDIVKYQDNNLLDVMNEKLATSVKYKSLSSEEYKVAKEKEFFIFAPNQKYNIPVKWAAKQQNIVYFQRKVYQSTYIDYKNKWDGAYAGFMESLLKNNNGEIPSQFRQFSYWSKNILNYIYSFDVNGALIEDKNSPETSKTSQDTFISMDEILDVKLSLAPIDQQIGVANAEKTSLEYINSIINKAFIIVNDYLTHNKTDSQLSKFVTDLDTYIKQSYEKYQNLKNGEYAKLEEFYNEMCARISEIEKSNNIAATTLSNNLPKLDNKSGTKIPNYKAYSYEKPRTIAEMENIKSPADLTQSVYKNLIDKNILVNTFSIIKNGALNIVKKNIYESVKNFKYTVDGKEYTIGADNIGIKEQLTIDSFDANTNEKNVFQFVNIGNSDNEINGIANNINKLINEAKKSTNLRETSLEIDNFFRTKQLDYYVSKVILVNAIENITPDPNYIKSDYQYNTMMLKNYNSGNLIPTMVKGQKIYKLANFVENATNDTPLSEFNNFANLGITAIKQNETYFYVLKPHFNVEGKLAYWENIPLKDPSVKDETIIKQLNNGMLNTNNLESFLRKNKLVLKSELNPHGWVEADPEFNNVVYVPFAYRGPSLEVMNEALNQGSMTKAVDNMQKAMLEMDLVKEGFISKDVVYALTDAIDYSFKVNDFASVFASGQIKLSYVPKIAFDTFYKMSHNINGDYLNKMLVGILSHAKHILSQIPTLEGQKQYLVAQITSFFNLAGLIGNDNLNSIISPSGLVYASKDPVKLLDYLIGIINSIDFIKFTDFTNNFYQNEFNKEIEDTVKDPVTGKDITVKYKRRTSYHELVIWLLKSIDSDMFKSNLKNIIKNLDLKSLNDENNVKSPLHTVLKNMSSLIKNIINKIDIYKNTISGVEYLIDAFDINLFASSLEASAKLEKFYSKGIVFDYRTQRETKIHLYSTAISLSNVDYIYALLKAFFTLPGSNKTFKDEVIKMFNLSGKGYSVDLGNNSYITVPAPDNEKLGYFDLINSLQGTNASSNSASTLTKSEMFVNKYLAVLNKQQSDEVLNYFMFSEAEQPLASYILRINKDDNIITKEDALVLLNKWNDLLAVLKQSSVAPVLGENSSIADVISWYANVNAVDSNLTFDLIKNILSTFISKSSSKIDSYSYLSEGYPLYQFWFSIFDPELKMDVNLKKAFANELLNIANQKEVLDSFNSFELFQPSADNITEYQTTKFGITRSMANIIAMKKNFFETDKDGNYTNPILKQLVNKFPDFKSFIKHNEFNITQSFAYIGSSHLYNKVTNSSTFNAPEISEGDRHFTTFKFDNADSNAIYTLINYSFVNPALISHYAVINDIFKKSYAQPSLLLFGIPNFVFSTVMIKNHPEWVVWYLTDTNTLGNQATNNANLSYLILNKLTNFEELLKENSQAVYDLIASLVQPSVLYPVIEKEAKVSLAIDNDQLYYWLDKSKNATDNKTYEMFNVNLIDDLLKAINTITGLNKMNNILRFDQIGSYVAKANYAWLSRNHKKIYNGKLPTDPYKMVSLLSLLPEEFKINVNGSEYIIIGDDLTYDNIYPVLDEANLQLNPSSQAIVYVNSQGFDRIKQAYRGNLVKEYLLIKNPTNLSNEALKEKLDVILKEETKNADDFQRVFLDDELDMLNPERSIRVTAMKGIVKSVDYASKILLSILVALVTISIIFIIKRYISNKNKVIGILVAQGYTPLEIAASMTVFAFFTIFIGDLLGYITGFLLQGVGLRILENYWTVPIETLTFSWVSLLINIVVPLLAMCVLIIIVSLRSLRFKSIDLMSGIVEVATGEVYKKYANGFKKSNVKTKFSASLIFNSFWKLSSFGISIILTSLTTLFGFATFGVFEESINKTYQNRTYNYRFDLYSPTLEGGPINPYNPTNINNNLYVPIGGLSELDQFQAAYFKPGYSAAVNKDGKNGQPNEFDGHIISQFSVNVLIDSVVGVDPWNSVYNSLPDSQKARILKVRNEVGKALEQTQEVVKYKNGEIDQQATALADVDKKGFFQYFPDADNVMNGKFYYMEFEPLAMGYSAKVINTGNYRDAYREFLVKGYDKIAKNNNELLAKDPKAKTINDFFIGFGGLYLNEQFDEVYTYVDSNITAIKGKHKTTPINAKMYGYNPASKQVKIISTNGVDLLKQINDEYNQNPNAKTIPLIINEVVAQTYDLGIGKTIEIMPNNTVDRYQKELNNEVGIPATSNLQANKYVLKVAGVNPSYINNEFIIPHQFANKILGLNTMKFNPAYNNGTPFNGVLSNNPLPMQILNNASLYSISGYWASIDTFDTAKLTEKAMGELFDGIFGSKVINPDMPNGAMRNIGYSDQEIAKFLNSNYSGSDDVNAIQENYQIARANAQSNIERFAKIFENKLYVPSAASLDSKDIEVNYTMTIAKTVQIVVTLITILTFIVSIVILVIISTILINENEKNIAIWAVLGYTGKEKIRIFFSIYIPFVIISILISLPIAFGLISIFSSFLTTAAQIAIPLAITAANAFLTIGVILFVFIATASFAWIVLNKIKAIDLLKGK